The DNA segment TTAGATTTCATCAAGCAAGAAAAAATCAATGAAAAAATCATCTTAAGCATTGACACCTACACCCCAAATGTTGCAAGAATGTGTTTAGATTGTGGCTTTCATCTTATAAATGACATCACAGGATTCACCAAAAAAGAAATGATTGAGGCTGTGCGTGGCTATGATTGTGAATGTGTTGTAATGCATATGCAAGGAAACCCAAAAGAAATGCAAAACAATCCACATTATCAAAATCTATTTGTAGAGATAGATAAATTTTTTGAAACACAAATAAAAGCATTAGAAAAATCCGGAATCTCAAAAATTATCCTAGATATTGGCATAGGATTTGGCAAGACCTTAGAACATAATTTGGCACTTATTAAGCATTTAGGGCATTTTTTGCACTTTGGTTATCCTCTTTTGGTCGGCGCAAGTCGCAAAAGTCTGATTGATAAAATCACGCCTTGTAGTGCGGAGGAACGATTAAGCGGCACTCTTGCGATTCATTTAGAATCCCTAAAAAACGGCGCAAGCATTATTCGTTGCCACGATACAAAAGAGCATATTCAAGCACTCAAGACTTGGCTTGCCTTGCAAGAGACAAAACTTGACATTCCATCACAAGAGGTGATTTGATGAACAGACGCGAAATTATTTGGCAATTAAGCCAATATGGTTACACAAAAGAAAAGCTTGAAAGTATGCCGATGTCGGACCTTGCAAAACTTTTTAAGCAAACCTCCAAAGAACGCATTACAGAATATATGAATACCTTGCGCGCAGACAAACAAACAGAAATTATACCCGGAGAGGATTCAAATAATATTGAACGAGAAATGGAACTTGTCTATCACGCAATTTCGGTAGAAGACATTAATTTTGCGATTCTTTATGATGCAATAGAAAAAATCCTAGAAAAATACGATTTAAACGAAGCCATTGAGCTTGTGCTGTCTCAATCTAGTGATAAGCAATACAAACAAATGACGCAAATTACAGAAGTTGCTTATCGTTCTTTTCAAGAAATTCTGTTAGATAGAATTGAAAAGTTATGCGAATTTTATCCTGCAGAGGAACGATTTGAGCAGTTAAAATTTTATGGAGACCGCCGAGAAGACATAAACTTTTTGCGTGAAAGTATCGCAAATATGAGTGCGCAAAACAATCAAGAGCGTTTGAGCAAAATTGCTTTACTCAAATACGACATTATCCGTGATTATTACCCAGATTCTATGTATGAAAACTACGAACAATTTTATGAAAACGAAGAAGAAAAAAACGAGATTATTGAACGCATTATGTCTCTTACAAAAGCCTATACTCGCCCTATGCTCAAAGCCAAAAAATT comes from the Helicobacter ganmani genome and includes:
- the folP gene encoding dihydropteroate synthase, translating into MAFVQYLENCENELKNLHCEDIGYQILRNKTKTFCFSIQSLKAPAANILKQEALAVGADFALPRDAILYKREIYNGILMLNLSQSKALLKKLKLQPFELKQVAQDLESHLKFHRFKPKIMGIINATPDSFYQDSRKSAQEAKLRILEMIQEGVEIIDIGAASTRPGSAWVSEEEEKARLKNILDFIKQEKINEKIILSIDTYTPNVARMCLDCGFHLINDITGFTKKEMIEAVRGYDCECVVMHMQGNPKEMQNNPHYQNLFVEIDKFFETQIKALEKSGISKIILDIGIGFGKTLEHNLALIKHLGHFLHFGYPLLVGASRKSLIDKITPCSAEERLSGTLAIHLESLKNGASIIRCHDTKEHIQALKTWLALQETKLDIPSQEVI